In one Niallia taxi genomic region, the following are encoded:
- the pnp gene encoding polyribonucleotide nucleotidyltransferase encodes MGQDKHVYSMDWAGRKLTVEIGQLAKQANGAALVRYGDTAVLSTATASKEPKNLDFFPLTVNYEERLYAVGKIPGGFIKREGRPSERAILASRLIDRPIRPLFADGFRNEVQVVSLVMSVDQDCTSEMAAMFGSSLALSVSDIPFGGPIAGVYVGRIDGEFVINPTVEQAEKSDINLAVAGTKDAINMVEAGALEVPEEIMLEAIMFGHDEIKKLIEFQEKIVAEIGKEKVDVVLYELDKDIEAEVRAICEAEMLDAIRVQEKHAREAAIKVVKNSVVEKFEAEEADEDKLKQVKQILDKLVKNEVRRLITEDKVRPDGRGLEEIRPLSSEVDLLPRTHGSGLFTRGQTQALSICTLGALGDVQILDGLGVEEEKRFMHHYNFPNFSVGETGPMRGPGRREIGHGALGERALEPIIPSEKDFPYTIRLVSEVLESNGSTSQASICASTLAMMDAGVPIKAAVAGIAMGLIKSGEHYSILTDIQGMEDHLGDMDFKVAGTSKGVTALQMDIKIDGLSRQILEEALQQAKIGRMQILESMLATIQTPREELSTYAPKILMMAINPDKIRDVIGPSGKQINKIIEETGVKIDIEQDGTVFISSVNDEMNKKAKSIIEDIVREVVVGQMYLGKVKRIEKFGAFVEIFNGKDGLVHISELAEERIGKVEDVVAIGDEILVKVTEIDKQGRVNLSRKAVLKEQKEQKEQAEDAK; translated from the coding sequence ATGGGACAAGATAAACATGTCTATTCAATGGACTGGGCTGGCAGGAAGCTTACAGTCGAAATTGGCCAATTGGCTAAGCAAGCAAACGGCGCAGCATTGGTGCGTTACGGGGATACAGCTGTTCTAAGTACTGCAACAGCATCTAAAGAACCGAAAAATTTAGACTTTTTCCCTTTAACAGTTAACTATGAAGAGCGTTTATATGCAGTTGGTAAAATACCTGGCGGCTTCATTAAAAGAGAAGGAAGACCAAGTGAAAGAGCAATCCTTGCGAGCCGTTTGATCGACAGACCAATCCGTCCGCTATTTGCAGATGGTTTCCGTAATGAAGTTCAAGTTGTCAGCCTTGTAATGAGCGTTGATCAAGATTGCACGTCTGAAATGGCAGCAATGTTTGGATCATCATTGGCGTTATCTGTATCAGATATTCCTTTTGGCGGACCAATTGCTGGTGTCTATGTTGGAAGAATTGATGGAGAGTTCGTCATTAACCCAACAGTCGAACAAGCAGAAAAAAGCGATATTAACCTTGCTGTAGCAGGAACAAAAGATGCTATTAACATGGTTGAAGCAGGCGCTTTAGAAGTACCTGAGGAAATAATGCTTGAAGCGATCATGTTTGGACATGACGAAATTAAAAAGCTGATTGAGTTCCAAGAAAAAATCGTGGCAGAAATCGGCAAAGAAAAAGTGGATGTAGTTCTTTATGAGCTGGACAAAGATATTGAAGCAGAAGTTCGCGCAATTTGCGAAGCTGAAATGCTTGATGCAATCAGAGTTCAAGAAAAGCATGCACGTGAAGCTGCAATTAAAGTAGTGAAAAATTCTGTTGTTGAGAAATTCGAAGCAGAAGAAGCGGATGAGGACAAGCTGAAGCAAGTGAAGCAAATTCTTGATAAACTTGTTAAAAACGAAGTTCGCCGACTTATTACAGAAGATAAAGTAAGACCTGATGGACGCGGTTTGGAAGAAATTCGCCCACTGTCATCTGAGGTTGATTTACTTCCTCGTACGCATGGCTCTGGTTTGTTTACACGCGGACAAACGCAAGCACTTAGCATTTGTACATTAGGTGCATTAGGAGATGTTCAGATTTTGGACGGTCTTGGTGTAGAAGAGGAAAAACGCTTTATGCACCATTATAACTTCCCTAACTTCAGTGTAGGGGAAACAGGACCAATGCGTGGACCTGGACGTCGTGAAATTGGACATGGTGCCCTTGGTGAGAGAGCATTAGAACCAATTATTCCTTCCGAGAAGGATTTCCCATATACAATCCGTCTAGTTTCAGAAGTATTGGAATCTAATGGATCAACTTCTCAAGCGAGCATTTGTGCAAGTACGCTTGCAATGATGGATGCTGGTGTGCCAATTAAGGCTGCAGTTGCTGGTATTGCTATGGGTCTGATTAAATCAGGTGAGCATTACAGCATCTTAACAGATATTCAAGGTATGGAAGACCACCTTGGCGATATGGACTTTAAAGTAGCTGGTACATCTAAAGGTGTTACAGCACTACAAATGGATATTAAAATTGACGGGTTATCAAGACAAATTCTTGAAGAAGCATTACAACAGGCAAAAATTGGTCGTATGCAAATTCTTGAATCAATGCTGGCTACAATTCAAACTCCAAGAGAAGAATTGTCCACATATGCACCAAAAATCTTGATGATGGCAATTAACCCAGATAAAATCCGTGATGTTATTGGGCCAAGCGGTAAGCAAATCAATAAAATCATTGAAGAAACTGGCGTTAAAATTGATATTGAACAAGATGGAACAGTGTTTATTTCGTCCGTAAATGATGAAATGAATAAAAAAGCAAAATCAATCATTGAAGATATCGTCCGTGAGGTTGTTGTAGGACAAATGTATCTTGGTAAAGTAAAACGAATTGAAAAATTCGGTGCATTTGTGGAAATCTTCAACGGTAAAGACGGTCTAGTTCATATTTCTGAACTTGCAGAAGAGCGTATCGGTAAGGTCGAGGATGTTGTTGCAATCGGCGATGAAATTCTTGTGAAGGTAACAGAAATCGACAAGCAGGGCAGAGTAAATCTTTCCCGCAAAGCCGTGTTAAAAGAGCAAAAAGAACAAAAAGAACAGGCAGAAGACGCAAAATAA
- the rpsO gene encoding 30S ribosomal protein S15: MAITQERKNELINEYKTHENDTGSPEVQIAVLTESINNLNDHLRTHKKDHHSRRGLLKMVGRRRNLLTYLRNKDVQRYRVLITKLGLRR; encoded by the coding sequence ATGGCAATCACTCAAGAACGTAAAAACGAACTTATCAATGAGTACAAAACGCATGAGAACGATACTGGATCTCCAGAAGTTCAAATCGCTGTCCTTACTGAGTCTATCAACAATCTGAATGATCATTTACGTACACATAAAAAGGATCATCACTCACGTCGTGGTCTTTTGAAAATGGTAGGTAGACGTCGTAATCTACTAACTTACCTACGTAATAAAGACGTTCAACGTTACCGTGTTTTAATCACTAAACTTGGTCTACGTAGATAG
- the ribF gene encoding riboflavin biosynthesis protein RibF produces MKVARIDNIENMHSMDFPPLVMALGYFDGVHLGHKKVIGEAKKAADELGIKTGVMTFDPHPSLVLSKEKKQIGLITSLDTKIAEMEKLGVDYLFIIHFTKEFAALEPQQFVDQYLVGLHAKHVVAGFDYTYGMKAAGTSETLEEHSRGQFGITIINKETFEGEKVSSTLIRSHINTGAMDKVPMLLGRYYSIHGRVIHGDKRGRTIGFPTANVEAAGEEIIPPQGVYAVKVLVDGKWYEGVCNVGTKPTFHPEKTVQSIEAHIFDFNQEIYDKTITIEWHIRIRSEKKFNGIQELVEQIAKDKQTAVEYFATLNV; encoded by the coding sequence TTGAAAGTAGCAAGAATAGATAATATTGAAAACATGCATTCCATGGATTTTCCTCCCCTAGTTATGGCATTGGGCTACTTTGACGGTGTCCACCTTGGCCATAAGAAGGTCATAGGGGAAGCAAAAAAAGCAGCAGATGAACTAGGAATAAAAACAGGTGTGATGACATTTGATCCTCATCCGTCACTCGTTTTGTCAAAAGAAAAAAAGCAAATTGGTCTTATTACTTCATTAGATACAAAAATAGCTGAGATGGAAAAGCTGGGCGTTGACTACTTGTTTATTATTCATTTCACAAAGGAATTCGCCGCTTTGGAGCCGCAACAGTTTGTTGATCAATACTTAGTTGGACTTCATGCAAAGCATGTTGTGGCAGGCTTTGATTATACGTATGGCATGAAGGCAGCTGGTACTTCTGAGACATTAGAGGAGCATTCCCGCGGCCAATTTGGGATAACAATAATTAATAAGGAAACCTTCGAGGGAGAGAAAGTGAGCTCTACTCTTATCAGGTCCCATATTAATACTGGAGCTATGGATAAGGTCCCAATGCTGCTTGGTCGTTATTACAGCATCCATGGCCGTGTCATTCACGGAGATAAGCGCGGAAGAACAATTGGTTTTCCGACGGCAAATGTGGAGGCTGCTGGTGAGGAAATTATTCCTCCACAAGGGGTTTATGCAGTTAAGGTGTTAGTTGACGGGAAATGGTATGAAGGGGTTTGTAATGTTGGTACGAAGCCTACATTCCATCCAGAAAAAACAGTTCAGTCCATTGAAGCGCATATCTTCGATTTTAATCAAGAGATATATGATAAGACGATTACGATTGAATGGCATATAAGGATAAGAAGCGAAAAGAAATTTAATGGCATACAAGAGCTTGTTGAGCAAATTGCCAAGGATAAACAAACAGCTGTTGAATATTTTGCAACACTTAATGTTTAA
- the truB gene encoding tRNA pseudouridine(55) synthase TruB — protein MEGILPLWKPKGMTSHDCVFKLRKILRMKRIGHTGTLDPDVTGVLPICLGRATKVAEYITDAGKSYEGEVTIGYSTTTEDSSGEKVEEKRVEGSITREQVEVVLQSLTGVISQTPPMYSAVKVNGKRLYEYARAGIEVERPTRNVTIYKIELLEDWDSLSGDEISFRFKVDCSKGTYIRTLAVMIGEKLGYPAHMSDLSRTRSATMTLDDCLTLEQIEEAQSIGVLEQSLRPIEDALSYLPKYEINDTLAMRVRNGAVLETPPHLMDADGPIAVFSEEGEALAIYIHHPSKEGMIKPSKILKVLE, from the coding sequence ATGGAGGGTATTTTACCATTATGGAAGCCGAAGGGCATGACATCACATGATTGCGTGTTTAAGCTTCGTAAAATATTGCGTATGAAAAGAATCGGCCATACAGGTACTTTAGATCCTGATGTTACTGGTGTTCTTCCGATTTGTTTAGGAAGGGCGACAAAGGTTGCTGAATACATAACTGATGCTGGAAAGTCGTATGAAGGGGAGGTTACAATCGGATATTCTACGACAACAGAAGACAGCTCTGGTGAAAAAGTAGAAGAAAAAAGGGTAGAAGGCAGTATTACAAGAGAACAGGTTGAAGTGGTTCTACAATCATTAACAGGTGTTATCTCACAAACACCGCCAATGTATTCTGCTGTCAAGGTAAATGGCAAAAGGCTTTATGAATATGCTAGAGCTGGAATAGAAGTAGAAAGACCAACAAGGAACGTGACTATTTATAAAATTGAATTGCTTGAAGATTGGGATTCCCTTTCAGGAGATGAAATTTCTTTTCGATTTAAGGTTGATTGCAGCAAGGGGACGTATATAAGAACACTTGCCGTAATGATTGGAGAAAAGCTTGGTTACCCTGCTCATATGTCGGATCTTTCTAGAACACGTTCTGCCACAATGACATTGGATGATTGTCTTACATTGGAGCAGATTGAAGAGGCACAAAGCATTGGTGTATTGGAGCAAAGCTTAAGACCCATAGAGGATGCGCTTAGTTATTTGCCGAAATATGAAATAAATGATACATTAGCTATGAGAGTCAGGAACGGTGCAGTGCTGGAAACTCCTCCACACTTAATGGATGCAGATGGTCCAATTGCAGTTTTTTCAGAAGAAGGAGAGGCGTTGGCCATTTATATACATCATCCATCTAAAGAGGGAATGATAAAACCTTCGAAGATTTTGAAGGTTTTGGAGTAG
- the rbfA gene encoding 30S ribosome-binding factor RbfA: protein MSLRPNRVGEQMKKELGEIISRKIKDPRIGFVTVTDVQVTGDLQQATVYISVLGDQEQRENTLNGLAKAKGFIRSEIGQRIRLRKTPEITFEFDESIDYGNRIDTLLHQIAKESDSDK from the coding sequence ATGAGCCTTAGACCAAACCGTGTTGGTGAACAAATGAAAAAAGAGCTTGGTGAGATCATTAGCAGAAAAATTAAAGATCCTCGCATAGGCTTTGTTACTGTAACAGATGTTCAAGTAACAGGAGACTTGCAACAGGCAACTGTGTATATTTCTGTACTTGGAGATCAAGAGCAACGAGAAAATACCCTTAACGGGCTTGCAAAAGCGAAAGGGTTTATACGTTCAGAAATTGGACAAAGAATCCGCTTGCGCAAAACACCAGAGATTACTTTTGAATTTGATGAGTCTATTGATTATGGAAACAGAATTGATACATTGCTACATCAAATTGCAAAAGAATCCGATTCAGATAAATAA
- a CDS encoding DUF503 domain-containing protein yields MITGLLTVECIIYDAHSLKEKRAVLQRIMDRLKQKYNIAVSEVGFQDMWQRAEIAIVTVASVKVAAERELQNALKLIDSFPEIEAATTAIEWL; encoded by the coding sequence ATGATAACAGGTCTGCTGACAGTTGAATGTATCATTTATGATGCTCATTCGCTGAAGGAGAAGCGTGCTGTTTTACAGCGAATCATGGATCGCTTGAAACAAAAATACAATATAGCTGTGTCGGAGGTTGGCTTCCAGGATATGTGGCAACGGGCAGAGATCGCCATCGTAACGGTGGCGTCTGTAAAGGTTGCAGCAGAAAGAGAGCTTCAGAATGCTCTAAAGCTGATTGATTCATTCCCGGAAATCGAAGCTGCGACTACAGCTATAGAATGGCTTTAA
- the infB gene encoding translation initiation factor IF-2 → MSKMRVYEYAKKFNISSKDVITKLKDMNVEVSNHMTTLEDDAIKKLDSIYNKSTEEIQNNNKIAGSKNIAATYEEESDAMAEKGKTTQTKNNNSKPGFNKPKSNNNNNNNKNRNNNNRNKGKQAPVAPPAPKKEKELPTKITFSDSLTVAELAKKLHREPSEIIKKLFMLGVMATINQDLDKDAIELIAGDYGVEVEEEIKVDATDLEVYFGDDEAAELIERPSVVTIMGHVDHGKTTLLDSIRNTKVTAGEAGGITQHIGAYQIEDNGKKITFLDTPGHAAFTTMRARGAKITDITILVVAADDGVMPQTVEAINHAKAAEVPIIVAVNKMDKPTANPDRVMQELTEHGLVPEAWGGETIFVPLSALTGEGIDTLLEMILLVSEVEEYKANPDRNAVGTVIEAELDKGKGSVATLLVQNGTLNIGDPIVVGNTFGRVRAMVNDLGRRVKTAGPSTPVEITGLNEVPQAGDRFVVFKDEKTARQVGEARSSDAIQAQRSEKARISLDNLFEHMKQGEMKDLNIVMKADVQGSAEALAAALYKIEVEGVNVKIIHTGVGAINESDITLAAASNAIVIGFNVRPDVNAKRAADAEAVDVRLHRIIYKVIEEIEAAMKGMLDPEFEEKVIGQAEVRQTFKVSKIGTIAGSYITDGKITRDSGIRIIRDGIVIFEGEIDALKRFKDDAKEVSQGYECGITIKNFNDMKEGDIIEAYIMQEIERK, encoded by the coding sequence ATGAGTAAAATGCGAGTTTACGAATACGCAAAAAAATTCAACATATCAAGTAAAGATGTTATTACAAAACTAAAAGACATGAACGTAGAAGTGTCGAACCATATGACAACATTAGAAGATGACGCAATTAAGAAATTGGATAGCATTTATAATAAAAGTACTGAAGAAATACAAAATAACAATAAGATTGCTGGTTCGAAGAATATAGCGGCAACTTATGAAGAAGAAAGTGATGCAATGGCTGAAAAAGGAAAAACAACTCAAACAAAAAACAATAATTCAAAACCAGGTTTCAACAAACCAAAAAGCAATAATAATAACAACAATAATAAAAACAGAAACAACAATAATCGCAACAAGGGGAAACAAGCTCCAGTAGCTCCTCCAGCTCCTAAAAAAGAAAAAGAATTGCCAACAAAAATTACGTTCAGCGATTCTTTAACGGTTGCAGAGCTTGCAAAAAAACTGCATCGTGAACCTTCTGAAATCATCAAAAAATTATTCATGCTTGGTGTAATGGCTACGATCAACCAAGATCTTGACAAAGATGCAATTGAATTGATTGCTGGAGATTATGGTGTAGAAGTAGAAGAAGAAATTAAGGTGGATGCGACAGACCTTGAAGTTTACTTTGGGGATGATGAAGCTGCTGAGCTTATCGAACGTCCGTCTGTTGTTACAATTATGGGTCACGTTGACCATGGTAAAACAACATTGCTTGACAGCATTCGTAACACGAAGGTAACTGCTGGCGAAGCTGGTGGAATTACACAGCATATTGGTGCATACCAAATCGAAGATAACGGCAAAAAAATCACATTCCTTGATACACCGGGACATGCTGCGTTTACAACAATGCGTGCACGTGGAGCAAAAATTACGGATATCACTATCCTTGTAGTTGCTGCAGATGATGGAGTAATGCCACAAACTGTCGAAGCAATTAACCATGCGAAAGCAGCTGAGGTTCCAATTATCGTAGCTGTTAACAAAATGGATAAGCCGACTGCAAACCCTGATAGAGTAATGCAGGAATTGACAGAACATGGATTAGTACCAGAGGCTTGGGGTGGAGAAACTATCTTTGTACCGCTTTCTGCATTAACTGGTGAAGGAATTGATACATTGCTTGAAATGATTCTACTTGTAAGTGAAGTGGAAGAATATAAAGCAAATCCAGATCGTAATGCTGTAGGTACTGTTATTGAAGCAGAGTTGGATAAAGGTAAAGGTTCTGTTGCAACACTATTGGTGCAAAATGGAACATTAAACATCGGTGATCCAATTGTTGTCGGTAACACATTTGGTCGTGTTCGTGCAATGGTTAATGACCTTGGACGTCGTGTTAAAACTGCTGGTCCATCTACACCAGTAGAAATAACTGGCTTAAATGAAGTTCCACAAGCCGGCGACCGTTTCGTTGTATTTAAAGACGAAAAAACAGCACGTCAAGTTGGGGAAGCGCGTTCTTCTGATGCGATTCAAGCACAAAGATCTGAAAAGGCTAGAATTAGCCTAGACAATCTGTTCGAGCACATGAAGCAAGGTGAAATGAAAGACTTGAATATCGTCATGAAGGCAGATGTTCAAGGTTCAGCTGAGGCGCTTGCAGCAGCACTTTACAAAATCGAAGTTGAAGGCGTAAATGTTAAAATCATCCATACGGGTGTTGGTGCTATTAATGAATCTGACATCACGCTTGCAGCAGCTTCTAATGCTATCGTTATCGGCTTCAACGTAAGACCTGATGTCAATGCGAAAAGAGCAGCAGATGCAGAAGCAGTGGATGTACGCTTGCACCGCATCATTTATAAAGTTATTGAAGAGATTGAAGCAGCGATGAAGGGTATGCTTGATCCTGAATTCGAAGAGAAAGTTATCGGCCAGGCTGAGGTACGCCAAACATTCAAAGTTTCTAAAATCGGAACAATTGCTGGTTCTTATATAACAGATGGTAAAATCACAAGAGACAGCGGTATTCGCATTATCAGAGATGGCATTGTTATCTTTGAGGGTGAAATTGATGCGTTAAAACGCTTCAAGGATGATGCGAAAGAGGTTTCTCAAGGATACGAATGTGGTATTACTATTAAGAACTTCAATGATATGAAAGAAGGAGACATCATTGAAGCTTATATCATGCAAGAAATTGAGCGCAAATGA
- a CDS encoding YlxQ family RNA-binding protein, with protein sequence MKNNQWMSLLGLANRARKITSGEELTVKEIRSGNAKLILLSEDASQNTAKKIMDKSNSYKVPVKMVPDREMLGQSIGKEARVVVAVLDNGFAKKLLTLLD encoded by the coding sequence ATGAAAAATAATCAATGGATGTCATTACTTGGCTTAGCAAATCGAGCACGGAAAATTACCTCAGGTGAGGAACTTACCGTAAAAGAAATTAGAAGCGGAAATGCAAAACTAATATTATTGTCGGAAGATGCTTCACAAAACACGGCCAAAAAAATCATGGACAAGAGCAATTCCTATAAAGTGCCAGTGAAAATGGTGCCAGACAGGGAGATGCTTGGACAATCGATTGGCAAGGAAGCAAGAGTGGTTGTCGCTGTTTTGGATAATGGATTTGCAAAAAAACTTTTAACACTGCTCGATTAA
- the rnpM gene encoding RNase P modulator RnpM: MSVNSKKVPMRKCVATGEMRPKKELVRIVRSKEGLVSVDLTGKKSGRGAYLSKDKEAVLLAKKKNILANQLDVAIEDSVYEELLDLIEKEQGQSK, from the coding sequence ATGAGTGTGAACAGCAAAAAAGTACCAATGCGCAAATGTGTTGCTACAGGTGAAATGAGACCAAAAAAAGAACTGGTTCGCATCGTTCGCTCGAAAGAAGGTCTAGTATCGGTTGATTTAACCGGAAAGAAATCGGGACGTGGCGCTTATCTTTCTAAGGATAAAGAAGCGGTACTTTTAGCCAAGAAGAAGAATATTCTGGCAAACCAGCTTGACGTGGCAATTGAGGATTCGGTATACGAAGAGCTGCTGGATTTAATAGAGAAGGAGCAAGGACAATCCAAATGA
- the nusA gene encoding transcription termination factor NusA, translated as MSSELVDALVLLEKEKGISRDVIIEAIEAALISAYRRNFNQAQNVRIDLNLGSGTMRVFARKEVVDEVFDPRLEISLEDAQKVNPNYEVEDVVELEVTPKDFGRIAAQTAKQVVTQRVREAERGIIYSEFIDREEDIMTGIVQRQDSKFIYVSLGKIEAILPANEQMPNEYYKPHDRIKVFLTKVEKTTKGPQIYVSRTHPGLLKRLFEMEVPEIYDGTVEIKSVAREAGDRSKISVHSENEEVDPVGSCVGPKGTRVQTIVNELKGEKIDIVQWSQDPKVFVANALSPSKVLEVIVDEEEKATTVIVPDYQLSLAIGKRGQNARLAAKLTGWKIDIKSETDAREAGIYPTDSTLLTFDDADEDEEEFRLNSEDLD; from the coding sequence ATGAGCAGTGAATTAGTTGATGCTCTGGTATTGCTTGAGAAAGAAAAAGGGATTTCGCGTGATGTTATTATTGAAGCTATCGAGGCTGCTCTAATTTCAGCATATCGCCGAAATTTCAACCAAGCGCAAAATGTTCGTATAGATTTAAATTTAGGTTCCGGCACTATGCGTGTGTTTGCACGTAAGGAAGTTGTCGATGAAGTATTTGATCCGCGTTTGGAAATTTCATTGGAGGATGCTCAAAAGGTAAATCCGAACTATGAAGTAGAAGACGTTGTTGAATTAGAAGTAACTCCGAAGGACTTCGGCCGTATTGCTGCGCAAACAGCAAAACAGGTTGTTACACAGCGTGTGCGTGAAGCTGAAAGAGGAATCATTTACTCTGAATTTATTGATCGCGAAGAAGATATCATGACAGGTATCGTTCAACGTCAAGACAGCAAATTCATTTATGTGAGCTTAGGAAAGATTGAAGCAATCCTGCCCGCAAATGAGCAGATGCCAAACGAGTACTACAAGCCACATGACCGAATTAAAGTGTTTTTAACAAAAGTTGAAAAAACGACAAAAGGTCCACAAATTTATGTTTCAAGGACACATCCAGGTTTGTTGAAGAGATTGTTTGAGATGGAAGTGCCTGAAATTTATGATGGTACTGTAGAAATTAAATCTGTTGCGCGCGAAGCTGGTGACAGATCGAAAATCTCCGTCCACTCTGAAAACGAAGAGGTAGATCCAGTTGGATCATGTGTTGGTCCTAAAGGTACGCGTGTACAGACAATCGTTAATGAGCTAAAAGGCGAAAAAATCGATATTGTACAATGGTCCCAGGATCCAAAAGTGTTCGTTGCTAATGCTTTAAGTCCATCTAAAGTGCTTGAAGTAATTGTGGATGAAGAAGAAAAAGCTACAACAGTAATTGTTCCTGATTACCAATTGTCACTTGCAATTGGAAAAAGAGGACAAAATGCTCGTCTTGCTGCAAAGCTTACTGGCTGGAAAATCGATATCAAATCAGAAACTGATGCAAGAGAAGCTGGGATATATCCAACAGATTCAACTTTGTTGACATTTGATGATGCAGACGAGGATGAGGAAGAGTTTCGCTTAAACAGTGAAGATTTAGATTGA
- the rimP gene encoding ribosome maturation factor RimP: protein MSKVTGIVEEMVNPILDDLNLELVDIEYVKEGPNYFLRVFIDKDNGVDIDECAAVSEKLSEKLDEVDPIPENYFLEVSSPGAERPLKKDKDFQKAIGKNVHIKTYEPIDNEKTFEGILTSFDGNVVTVEVKIKTRKKTIEIPYEKIAKARLAVIFS from the coding sequence TTGAGCAAAGTAACAGGAATAGTCGAAGAAATGGTTAATCCCATATTAGATGATCTAAACTTAGAATTAGTTGACATTGAGTATGTAAAGGAAGGTCCTAACTACTTTTTGCGTGTTTTCATTGATAAGGACAACGGTGTGGATATTGATGAATGTGCGGCAGTCAGTGAAAAACTAAGCGAAAAACTGGATGAAGTGGATCCGATTCCAGAAAACTATTTCTTAGAAGTATCTTCTCCTGGTGCCGAAAGACCACTAAAGAAAGACAAGGATTTCCAAAAAGCAATTGGGAAAAATGTACATATTAAAACATATGAACCGATTGACAACGAAAAAACGTTTGAAGGAATTCTTACAAGCTTTGATGGCAATGTTGTCACAGTTGAAGTGAAAATCAAAACGAGAAAAAAAACCATTGAAATTCCTTATGAAAAAATTGCAAAAGCAAGACTTGCAGTAATCTTCTCATAA